A genomic stretch from Narcine bancroftii isolate sNarBan1 chromosome 9, sNarBan1.hap1, whole genome shotgun sequence includes:
- the kpna4 gene encoding importin subunit alpha-3 isoform X1, translated as MADNDKQRLKNFKNKGRDLESMRRQRNEVVVELRKNKRDEHLLKRRNVPQEDACEDSDLDGDVRVQNASLEAIVQNASSDNQGLQLSAVQAARKLLSSDRNPPIDDLINSGILPILVHCLERDDNPSLQFEAAWALTNIASGTSEQTQAVVKSNAVPLFLRLLHSPHQNVCEQAVWALGNIIGDGPQCRDYVISLGVVKPLLSFISPSIPITFLRNVTWVMVNLCRHKDPPPPMETIQEILPALCVLIHHTDVNILVDTVWALSYLTDAGNEQIQMVIDSGIVPHLVPLLSHQEVKVQTAALRAVGNIVTGTDEQTQVVLNCEALSHFPGLLTHPKEKINKEAVWFLSNITAGNQQQVQAVIDANLVPMIIHLLDKGDFGTQKEAAWAISNLTISGRKEQVAYLIQQKVVPPFCNLLTVKDSQVVQVVLDGLSNILKMADDEAETIASLIEECGGLEKIELLQHHENEDIYKLAYEIIDQYFSTDDIDEDPALVPEAIQGGTFGFNSSTNVPAEGFQF; from the exons tCTATGAGAAGACAGCGAAATGAGGTGGTTGTAGAACTTAGAAAG AATAAGAGGGACGAACATTTATTAAAGAGAAGAAATGTACCTCAAGAAGATGCTTGCGAAGACTCTGACCTTGATGGTGATGTCAGAGTG CAAAATGCATCACTGGAAGCAATTGTTCAG AATGCTTCCAGTGACAACCAGGGGCTTCAACTCAGTGCAGTACAAGCTGCTAG GAAATTGTTATCAAGTGATCGTAATCCACCAATAGATGACTTAATAAACTCTGGCATTTTACCAATTCTTGTCCACTGTCTAGAACGAGATGACAA TCCTTCATTACAGTTTGAAGCAGCATGGGCTTTAACTAATATTGCTTCTGGCACCTCAGAACAAACACAGGCTGTGGTTAAATCAA atGCTGTTCCTCTGTTTTTAAGACTGCTACACTCTCCACatcagaatgtgtgtgaacaagCGGTTTGGGCTTTGGGAAACATCATAG GGGATGGTCCTCAGTGCAGAGATTATGTCATTAGCCTTGGAGTTGTGAAGcccttgctttctttcattaGTCCATCTATTCCCATTACTTTTCTTCGAAACGTCACCTGGGTGATGGTTAATCTCTGCCGTCATAAAGatcctcccccaccaatggaaacaattcaGGAG ATTCTTCCAGCCTTGTGTGTGCTGATTCACCACACTGATGTTAAT attttagtgGACACTGTTTGGGCCCTGTCCTACCTAACTGATGCAGGAAATGAACAGATTCAAATGGTCATTGATTCAGGGATTGTTCCTCATTTGGTGCCCCTTCTTAGTCACCAGGAGGTCAAAGTTCAG ACTGCTGCTTTGCGAGCTGTGGGAAATATTGTAACGGGTACTGATGAGCAGACACAAGTAGTCCTCAACTGCGAAGCTCTTTCTCATTTCCCAGGATTGCTGACGCATCCTAAAGAAAAGATTAACAAG GAGGCAGTGTGGTTCTTGTCCAATATCACAGCTGGGAACCAGCAGCAAGTACAAGCTGTAATAGATGCAAATCTTGTTCCCATGATTATACACCTCTTGGATAAG GGTGATTTTGGCACTCAGAAAGAAGCTGCTTGGGCAATAAGTAATCTAACTATAAGTGGGAGAAAAGAACAG GTTGCATACCTGATCCAACAAAAAGTAGTCCCTCCATTCTGTAACCTGTTAACAGTGAAAGACTCGCAGGTGGTACAAGTGGTATTGGATGGGTTAAGTAATATCCTCAAGATGGCAGATGATGAGGCAGAAACGATAGCTAGTCTGATTGAAGAATGTGGTG GTTTAGAAAAGATTGAACTGTTGCAACACCATGAAAATGAAGACATCTATAAATTGGCATATGAGATCATTGATCAGTATTTCTCAACAGATGAT ATTGATGAAGATCCTGCCTTGGTTCCCGAAGCAATTCAAGGTGGGACATTTGGGTTCAATTCATCCACCAATGTTCCAGCAGAAGGCTTCCAATTCTAG
- the kpna4 gene encoding importin subunit alpha-3 isoform X2, producing the protein MSMRRQRNEVVVELRKNKRDEHLLKRRNVPQEDACEDSDLDGDVRVQNASLEAIVQNASSDNQGLQLSAVQAARKLLSSDRNPPIDDLINSGILPILVHCLERDDNPSLQFEAAWALTNIASGTSEQTQAVVKSNAVPLFLRLLHSPHQNVCEQAVWALGNIIGDGPQCRDYVISLGVVKPLLSFISPSIPITFLRNVTWVMVNLCRHKDPPPPMETIQEILPALCVLIHHTDVNILVDTVWALSYLTDAGNEQIQMVIDSGIVPHLVPLLSHQEVKVQTAALRAVGNIVTGTDEQTQVVLNCEALSHFPGLLTHPKEKINKEAVWFLSNITAGNQQQVQAVIDANLVPMIIHLLDKGDFGTQKEAAWAISNLTISGRKEQVAYLIQQKVVPPFCNLLTVKDSQVVQVVLDGLSNILKMADDEAETIASLIEECGGLEKIELLQHHENEDIYKLAYEIIDQYFSTDDIDEDPALVPEAIQGGTFGFNSSTNVPAEGFQF; encoded by the exons atg tCTATGAGAAGACAGCGAAATGAGGTGGTTGTAGAACTTAGAAAG AATAAGAGGGACGAACATTTATTAAAGAGAAGAAATGTACCTCAAGAAGATGCTTGCGAAGACTCTGACCTTGATGGTGATGTCAGAGTG CAAAATGCATCACTGGAAGCAATTGTTCAG AATGCTTCCAGTGACAACCAGGGGCTTCAACTCAGTGCAGTACAAGCTGCTAG GAAATTGTTATCAAGTGATCGTAATCCACCAATAGATGACTTAATAAACTCTGGCATTTTACCAATTCTTGTCCACTGTCTAGAACGAGATGACAA TCCTTCATTACAGTTTGAAGCAGCATGGGCTTTAACTAATATTGCTTCTGGCACCTCAGAACAAACACAGGCTGTGGTTAAATCAA atGCTGTTCCTCTGTTTTTAAGACTGCTACACTCTCCACatcagaatgtgtgtgaacaagCGGTTTGGGCTTTGGGAAACATCATAG GGGATGGTCCTCAGTGCAGAGATTATGTCATTAGCCTTGGAGTTGTGAAGcccttgctttctttcattaGTCCATCTATTCCCATTACTTTTCTTCGAAACGTCACCTGGGTGATGGTTAATCTCTGCCGTCATAAAGatcctcccccaccaatggaaacaattcaGGAG ATTCTTCCAGCCTTGTGTGTGCTGATTCACCACACTGATGTTAAT attttagtgGACACTGTTTGGGCCCTGTCCTACCTAACTGATGCAGGAAATGAACAGATTCAAATGGTCATTGATTCAGGGATTGTTCCTCATTTGGTGCCCCTTCTTAGTCACCAGGAGGTCAAAGTTCAG ACTGCTGCTTTGCGAGCTGTGGGAAATATTGTAACGGGTACTGATGAGCAGACACAAGTAGTCCTCAACTGCGAAGCTCTTTCTCATTTCCCAGGATTGCTGACGCATCCTAAAGAAAAGATTAACAAG GAGGCAGTGTGGTTCTTGTCCAATATCACAGCTGGGAACCAGCAGCAAGTACAAGCTGTAATAGATGCAAATCTTGTTCCCATGATTATACACCTCTTGGATAAG GGTGATTTTGGCACTCAGAAAGAAGCTGCTTGGGCAATAAGTAATCTAACTATAAGTGGGAGAAAAGAACAG GTTGCATACCTGATCCAACAAAAAGTAGTCCCTCCATTCTGTAACCTGTTAACAGTGAAAGACTCGCAGGTGGTACAAGTGGTATTGGATGGGTTAAGTAATATCCTCAAGATGGCAGATGATGAGGCAGAAACGATAGCTAGTCTGATTGAAGAATGTGGTG GTTTAGAAAAGATTGAACTGTTGCAACACCATGAAAATGAAGACATCTATAAATTGGCATATGAGATCATTGATCAGTATTTCTCAACAGATGAT ATTGATGAAGATCCTGCCTTGGTTCCCGAAGCAATTCAAGGTGGGACATTTGGGTTCAATTCATCCACCAATGTTCCAGCAGAAGGCTTCCAATTCTAG